The following DNA comes from Sandaracinaceae bacterium.
GTGGTGTCCTCGTTGACGAGTACGGTGGAGACGGGGTCCATGACGATGACGCAGCGCATGGCTGCGTGGTAACCCCTCCCGCACGCTTTGAAAAGCAGCGATGGGGTAACACCCGGGCCGACATGACGTATCCTGCGACAGATGTCCCGTCCCAGCCGTAGTACCCCGCGCCGCGTGTTCCGCATGTTCGCTCCCTGGGGGCTCGCGCTCGGAATCCTGGTGGCGCTGGGCAGCGGCGCCTTCGGACCGTCGGCCTTGGCGGCGGGTACGCCTGCGCCGAACGTACAGGCCACGCTGGCGGACGGTCGCGCCTTCGACCTGAGCCAGGAGCGCGGCCATGTCGTGGTGCTCAACTTCTGGGCCACGTGGTGCGGCCCATGTCGTCAGGAGGCGCCCGTGCTCAGCCGCGCCCACCAGCGCCTCGTCTC
Coding sequences within:
- a CDS encoding TlpA family protein disulfide reductase; translation: MSRPSRSTPRRVFRMFAPWGLALGILVALGSGAFGPSALAAGTPAPNVQATLADGRAFDLSQERGHVVVLNFWATWCGPCRQEAPVLSRAHQRLVSRGGKVVGLSVDEQPDTPGGRASLSRAAQSLGMLFPVGLANRAATRDFRVGSLPSTFVINHAGQISHAFVGAVSDAELEQAIAAALR